The sequence tccacaaaaaaaaattttaacccgtttcggtctgacctagaaatcaaaattaaaataacccGTGtgggctcatttttcgtccgattgccatgaaattttcagggaagaagcgtcatcatgtctattttttggtacacgtcatagagtgcttcgaaatgcgcggcacgagaggcatccgtaggactgtcaggttggcctcaatggtcaaatggcagcatgcgtgggacagttccactaaggatgatggacacataggttgataccggagataggtacgtgggtcaagaggcgccatggggaaaccactttccacctgacccaggtccttacaggccattgttgcttcagacagtacctacaccggttcggacactcggcctcgcccgactgtccggtgtgcgcagctttagaggaaacggcggaacacgtgttgttcgtgtgcccgcgttttcgcacaatgcgtgaccacatgcttgccacatgtggtctggacactaccccggacaacctagtccggaggatgtgtaaagatgaagttggctggaacgccattttatcggctatcgtccaaatcgtctcggagctacacagaaggtggcgcgtggactcgaggaatggctagttcaggcgcaaataagaggtggtccaagggatcggagtcggcttcatgggtcataccggtggtcatgctctgtggtcgaactcgatccttttatcgaacaagtggccgcgtgaagaacaacatggtatcgtcgttttcgcggcgtcggtcaaccgggcgggttccgagcccgaggacggaaaggggtcctcgtcaaggctgtagtcctgcctccttcgtttgctgttggaggtgatccctaaccccgggTTGGACATCCCagaatgtctgttgagcagattccccctccattgcttaggaagcaaaaaaaacacacacacacgcacacgcacatagcgatcatatagcttttacgtatactgtgtgtgtatgtgtgtgcacaaaagctaagaaaaacattagacaacttttcatatagggtaagacggtataatatgcccccccctcaaggcaactccttgataactttttacttttcaacgcaatttatggaaactttgtgttattcggtagtccaggaagtcgcaaatgtattgcccgtgagtagtcatataaaaatattacagatgacacgtaataaagcttttctgaaaagttgtaaaaaaatggattttaaaaagtgcctgaGCAATACCcccaccacagacaaacagacataactcattgaacatttactcatcaaattcatcgtcgttcaaacactaacgacatctgttgaatTCAGTTAGTTGGGAAAATCgcaaaccagatggcggtagtgagcaaacgtcaaactcgagcaaacacgatgcgcgcgccacgagtgatcgattggccaactaatgattatttgaattgaccagtaaatcagtaaacgatggaaatttgatgagtgttatgtctgtttgtctgtgcccccaccttaaccaaagacgtttcatagcccttcattcgTATttaatcaatcccataataaaaaggttacaaatccttatgtgcttgacattaaaaaccaACGTAAGTTCATTGAGGCAGGTTGGAATTACATTttaatagtttccatataatttggtagcaactgctgcaagctcgctgcgcttgtgtccagttggtaagggcatatcgtcctgcctacactggggcgttttgaccagtgaaacatatttttgaaaaacccagatcaatccacctagcgttggtggtgcctttctcgcgcattagaataataagaaaaacacataagagaggtcgaaatagcactttaggggatagattttactttttccatcaattcatatgcatatgcggtcatttgaatgcattgctgcaatccaagaaaaaaaaatttttttttcgtttttcaaaaaaaatttcccaaggggggacccttggtagaaaaacaatgttttttcaataactttggaacgcaatgaccgatcgggacaattttcaataggaaacaactagaccgcaatccgcgtcgactgcaacttgttgcgagcaaatcgaataatgctgagtaccaaaaagtgtgtctcacatttttgtacacacacacacacacacatacatacacacatacagacatcacctcaattcgtcgaactgagtcgattggtatataacactatgggtctccgagccttctatcaaaagttcggttttgaagtgatcctatagcctttacgtatactttgtatacgagaaaggcaaaacgttacatttttgaagatggaagcaatattatatcatattaaacactgacaaaagttatttggttgcccaactgagtgttccagtgaaagttttgcggacagtatgctagcgtcgctctagaatgttgagcaaacaaacattgaaagttacatcaaaactgtaactttttgtatttttctattatttttattacgtaatacaaaaatactctcatattcacataggataatgtttttacaaatatttataggtaccaactgattttgacccttagttagttatagttttctagaaatccaaGTGGGGAGtattggccaggtggggcgcattataccgtcttaccctagtaatatttaaccgattttctcgcaacaaaatTTTATTCGATATGGGACaaatcactattgaatttcataacgatcgaccgctgcgtttgaaagttatgaagaaaatggtacatcgaactatataagccccatataaggttgatgTCTTGACTAATtgcgagaaaggcagcatcAGTACTCGGTGAATAAAAATGggttttttaataactttggaaccgatccggccaattttcaataggaaacaactaaaCCGCAATCGATTGTAGGAGCTATATAGATGTTATGACTTGTCTCGTTTCTTTTGAATAAcaataatattttgaaatttttatactTCCAGATTGGAGAGAGAATATCAACTGAATAAAAAGGAAATGGAGTCGAACAAAGTAGATTTTTTCAACACATGTCATGAATATAACATGCTAAAGCAGAAATACGATAACATACGATTGCGTTATGATGAATTTGCTAACGATCCCACTCATTGCATACAACTTTGTGAGGAGCTAAAGAAGGAAAGGAATGGATATAGAGAAAAGCTGAAAGCAGCAGAGCAAGAGATTAATACGGTGTTATCTGAAAGAGGATCAGttctaaaagaaattcaaataatGTATGACAAAAATGAATGCTTGCAGCGTGAACTACAAACAGCAGTTCGTTGTCGTGATGATTCATTAAAAAATTGTGCAGTACTTCAAGAAAAGATTGAAATGATTAAAAGAGGAGGAGAGTTTCACACAAATGATAGTAACTGGAATAGGGATCGAGCGGAAAATAAAGATAAATATGAAATTgtctttgaaaatttggaatcaGCTAATAGAGAAATCGAAAGGTTGAAAAAAGCATTGGATAAAGCAAAAGTGGAAATAGCAAAATCGATACAGGAAACTGAAATTGCGAAAGGACGAAGAGATTGGGCAATATCTGAGAGAGAAAAGATTGTTCAAGAAAGGGATAGTGTTCGAAACTTGTGCGATGAAATTCGTAAAGAACGTGACACAGCCACATCAAAATTGTTAGCTGCTACAAGGGATAAAGATGAAGCATACAAAGAAATAGAACAATTGACAGAACGATTAGATTCACAGAACTTGATAAAAGATACTTTAAACAATAACAACACAACTCCAGGAGAGCTATCTAGCTCAATGGATGATACTTGTAGTAATTCATTATACAATACAATAAGTTTAGACTCCGTATACGATTTAGATACACTTTTACAGTATGAAACAAAAGTTATTGAAATTGATTCATCTTTACTAGAGGACAATACTTCTAATTGGGGAATAATGTTTAGAGAAAATATTGATGAATACAACGAAACCACTGTTAAGGGCCGCGTAGCAGGGCCATCTGTTGTATCTGTTGAGCACACTTCGATATTTTTCGACAAGTTATTACCAAAAGACATTATTTTTCAAGTCGATGGTCTGGATTGTGCCAAATTTTCCAAACGAAAACTTTTTAAAGCAATTAGATGTAGTCACCCATCATGTATCATTATGATTAAACGACCTGTAAAGCGGCTGCTTCCTGTGcagataaattattcaaatggCAACAAAAATCACGGACTGCATTTGGAGAATGGAATATTTATTTCCAGCATTGAATCAAATTCTCTTGTGGAAAATGATGGCAGACTAAGCACAGGTGATCGAATTATTTCGATAAACGGGAAACCAACAAGTGGAATGAAAAATGTAAATGAGATCAATACTATTATTAACGACATGAGACACAATTGTTTGAGTTTGATCGTACTCAAAGATCTGAATAGATTTGATAACGATCTACGATATTTTGAAACAAGGAATAAAATATCGCATTGCACTACCAGCTACACTCAAACCGAAAATACAATGGAGAACATAGGAAGTGCTCATAGGGAGACAATGAATCAGCTAAGCTTGGATTTAGAGAATAATCATTTTCTACCATCTGCAATGCCTTTCAATATTCCAACCACAGCAAGTACTCCGATTTCATTTATAGCCAGTACACCTACGTCCTCCAAGTCAGCATCAAAATTGACAGGGATGTTACAAAAATTGAAAGATAAAATGAATATAAGCACACACAAGGATTGCCAAGAAAATGATGCAATAGCTGCTCTTGATTCTGTTCTTGATAGTGATGATCAAGAAGCGAACGCTCAAATGTATAATAGGCCTCGtgaaaagaaatccaagaagaAGCCTAAGGATTCTCAAGAAGTACCTAGAGGGACGTGGCCTCGAGTAACAATGACGATTCACACAAATGATAATCATGTGGGCACAGTTTTACATCGGCCAAAAAGAGAGCGCCCAAGATTAAGTATTCCTGTGGTTAAATTAGAAAGCGCTAATTACTACAATCCAAGCATCCCTTCTGATGAATGTGGTCTAATAACACAACAGAACCAAACAAGTGCTGTTAAAAAAAGGACGTCAAACACTAGTGGCAATCTTGATGCAAGTCGAACACTTCAATCTTCAAAATATGGATATGATTTCAATACTATGAAACCTGGCAAATTCTCACATTCAAGGACATTCACGTATGATGCCCACAATAATGGTCATATTTCTAACATAAATAGACATAGTCTTCATCTTTCATCATTAAACAAACAGCAGTTGCAACATCAGCATACACAACATTTGAATACTGCGGATTTTATGCCAAGGAAAAGTAATAATTCTATCGATTCAACAACACTACCAACAAAAAGCCCAACACACTACATATCCAACAATAGATCGTCCATGAAAGACCCATTGGACTGCTATTTGTCTACAAAGATATCGAAGCATTTATCGAAGTATTCCAGTGATACAGATAGTATTGATATAGAAAACGTTTCTCTCACCATGGCAGTACACACCCATACGCTGCCCCACTCACACTCTAGAAGGCAATCGATCAGCAATACGAGTAACTCATCCTCGACCAATAAGGGCAATTCAACTACTGGAGTAAGTGGAATGAACTTTCCAATCCCATATAATTCTTCGGTATATTCTCCAATATCAACCTATCATCAAAGCGCATGTTCTCCACAATCTGCTACAGTGCGACCCACCAGTAGCATCATACCGTCAACAGAGTTCACAATTCTGCCACAAGCCACCCATCATTCTCATGGCTCCTCTATTGATTATCCTTTGAATCGTTATAGTCAAATTCAGTCATCTAAAGAAGAAGTTCCATCTGGATTATTAGGGCACAGCTATGAAGGAGGTACTTTCCCACGAAATAAAGTACATCAAGGATATCGAATCCCTTCAAATCAAAGTGTCACAAGTCGTGGAAGTGGGATCAAGATTAGCAACGGTTCAATCGATTATTGCAGCTCAGGACGCGCATCACCAACATTTCAGGTTCAAGTAATTGAACCAGGACGAATTCCAAGCACTAGTAAACGCACTTCTCTTCAAGATTACAATATTAGAGGAAAGCCAAATATAGGAGAAGTGCGTCGTGTGCATATTGATAAAAGTGAAATGTCACTTGGTATCAAAATTTGTAGTCGGGGTAATGGAGGTGGTGTATTTGTTTCAAACGTTGGAGAAAACAGTTTAGCAAGTAAAGTAGGACTTCACATTGGTGACCGGTTATTAGAGGTATGCGGTATAAATTTGAGAAAGGCTACATATGATTTGGCTGCAAATGTATTAAGACAATGTGGAAACTCAATTACAATGCTAGTGCAGTACAATCCAGAAATTTACAGTAATCTTACCACGagcgaagataatattattCATTCAAGTTCACCAACACCACAGAATTCTCCACGTACTATTGGAAGAGCTATAATGTCTTCGGTCAACACGACAACTGTCAACTCTATATCTGCTATTGCGCCAAAAGCTATATCATCGAATGATAATCACCAATCTCAGCTATCTAGCTCATCGCAAAATAGTCATTATAAAGAACAACCACGGTTAATATTTATTGAGACAAGAAAAAGTTCCAATCTTGGAATAAGCCTTGTTGGTGGAAATGCAAATGGCATTTTTGTACATGGAGTTCAAAAAGATTCTATAGCCGATAATGCTGGTTTACGTATAGGggatcaaattttggaatttaatGGAACAGATTTACGTAGATCGACAGCAGAACATGCAGCATTAGAAATAGCGAAACCTGCAGATAATGTAGCTGTTCTCGTTATGTACAATGTACAAAGTAAGTAACAGTAACGAAAATACCTTCTTTCTTTTATTTCGTATAAGCAATCAATGTTCAATAATTTGTTCCACGAACAATTAGCGTGTTTGAGAATACgtatataaataaatagaaaCAAACATACTTTTTTTTGGACATCACAATGTCTTTGTTTTTCAATACCTATTAATTTGTTATTTGACACTTTTACagaattcaatcaaatcaaagATAAGCCTGGTGATGCACTCTATATTAGAGTAGGATTCGATAGAAATTGTGACCTTGGAGAATCAGAATTGCCGTTTAACAAGGATGAAGTGCTATATGTTGATAACACAATGTTTGGTGGTGTTCCAGGACGTTGGCGAGCCTGGAAATTGGACGAATATGGCCACAAACTACAATGTGGTATCATTCCAAACAAGCTAAAGTATGTGCAAATACTATAATATATTTAATAtactaattttgtttttgaaatttagaGTTGATGAAGAGCTACGACTGTTTGGTGACATTCAAGATGTAGAAGCTACAACTAGACGAGGATCTACATCGGCAAGACGATCTTTCTTCAAACGGATAAAACCGCAAAGAAGTTCATCAAGAGATTCGAAAGAACTGGCTAGCTTTAGTAACACTCACCTTAGCCTATACATTGAAACAAGCACTATAGGTGAAGATGGCTTTACTAGTTATCAACGTGTCGAACGACTTGAATGTATGCTTTAATAATCAGATAAAGTATTAGTAGTTATTATGTTTCTGCTTTTTTTCCACAGATAAGTATCGACCAATCTTGATCGTGGGACCATTATCTGAGTGTgtaattgaaaaactgtgcatgGACTTTCCTGAGCATTTTTGTCGATCACAATTGAATCAAATGCGCTGTACAAAAGAGGATATGGATAGTGGAGTCCAAAATAACGCAATAGCCGACTATAGGAGAAGGGGAAGCGTATTTGAATATACAACTATTCAATCAATACTTGAAAATAAGGTATTGTTCTGAATTATGTTATGTCATATCTTGAATAAGGGCGTCAGATGTTAAGGCCAGCCTTTCTCTTTTAACCTTTGGGGACTTGCACTgttgcacaatggtcggaagccgtgatttgatgaacttaattATTCTGTGCCCAAACGGTTCATATTATCTGAATTGTGTCTTCAGAGAAAAAATCGCAGAAATATTACCCACATTTGAGCAGAAACTATGTCTTAATAGTACCTTCTATTGAAAAGGTCGGAAATCTATTTTTTCGCAAGCATggtagaaaaaaaagttcttcggcaaagttgtggATCTAGCAAAAACATGACATCTTGccataaaacttttttcctaCGACGAATACTTTCGAAGATATGAGCGTTTTTCATGGCAACACCCTTAAATTCACTTTTCCAATTAAAACTCAGGCTCGTAATATTAGAAAAATGTGACCACCAAAAAACTAAGCTATTGATAAAAATAAATCCTAGCTACGAcaattataaacaaaattatagaACTTTCAAAGTCAATTTTACACTGATTTTCATTGTGTATAAGGGAGAAGGTGGCAAACCAAATTACAATGTCAAGTACTCTTCTGAAAGGTCAGACTTCATACTATAAAGTAATGAATGTTGCATGAGTACCGATTCATAAACAAAGAATAGTGTAGTTCACGAATGTTGTATTTTCCAACAGCGACATAATCGCAGCCGCCAAGCGATAAATTCTCGATAgattcaaactattttttaataGTACCTTCTATTGAAAAGGTCGGAAATCTATTTTTTCGCAAGCATggtagaaaaaaaagttcttcggcaaagttgtggATCTAGCAAAAATATAACATCTTGccataaaacttttttcctaCGACGAATACTTTCGAAGATATGAGCGTTTTTCATGGCAACACCCTTAAATGCACTTTTCCTATTAAAACTCAGGCTCGTAATATTAGAAAAATGTGACCACCAAAAAACTAAGCTATTGATAAAAATAAATCCTAGCTACGAcaattataaacaaaattatagaACTTTCAAAGTCAATTTTACACTGATTTTCATTGTGTATAGGGGAGAAGGTGGCAAACCAAATTACAATGTCAAGTACTCTTCTGAAAGGTCAGACTTCATACTATAAAGTAGTGAATGTTGCATGAGTACCGATTCATAAACAAAGAATAGTGTAATTCACGAATGTTGTATTTTCTTaggaaaaaatcacttttttcactAGGTTGCGTATAAGGGTATAAGGGAGAGGGTGGCAACTCTATTAACATTTTggtttatgctggttttataatacTTCGGAAGAGTGAATTAtgatcttcaagagcgttataaaacttaaaatgttacttgggaatgttCCCTCTACCAACGGCGACAAAATCGCAGCCGCCAAGCGATAGATTCCCGTTGAGATTATCACATCGCGTATGTTTGGGAGAGCCTTTAAGGTTGTTGAACTCCTTTCCTACCAACGGCGACATAATCGCAGCCGCCAAGCGATAGATTCCCGTTGAGATTATCACATCGCGTATGTTTGGGAGAGCCTTTAAGGTTGTTGAACTCCCTTCCAGCTAATGCTTGATATTTGAGAATTAAAAATATATGGTATATTGCtgcgtatatatatatatatatatatggtaTATAATTTCTTTACAGCAACATCATTACATCCTAGACGTTTGCATATCAGCAGTCGATCGTTTGCAGCGAAATCAAATTTACCCTATAGTTCTGTTACTACGTTTCAAATCGTCGAAACAAATAAAAGAAATCAAGGATTCGCGTTACTCGACCGATAAAATCTCAGCTAAAGCGGCGAAGGAAATGTATGAACATGCGTTAAAACTAGAATCGGATTTTCGACAGCATATCTCAGGTAAATTCAAATGTATGTATGAATCATCTTGACATGATAATATTGATGTTTTTCAGTTGTGATATCTGGGGTAAATATTGCTCATATGTGTACTCAAATAAAAGCAGCCGTTGACAGCGAACAAAAGAAGATTCTCTGGGTACCGGTTACATCCGTTCCGTAGAATAAATGTGCTTATCTGATGTTTTGTATCTTTATGGAAGTAACACGAAAGGAATAAACAGTTTGCATTATAACCGTACGCCGGACCGTCTTCCTCTTTTTAGGTAGTTAAGTACGATGGCTTATGTGCCACTCCCGTAAAAGACCATCGACCGTGTTTAGATGTGCCCGACCGTTGAGACcctctttttttttatattgtcaTTTATTAAAGCCATAACTTGGTTGAATTGTTTGTACAATTTCATGATTTGCTTCTTAATTTATATGTTAGCATTGGGGAGCCGAAAAACTCGCGGCTTGGTCGAGGTTAAGgattacaaaacaaaacaaaaaataggaGGGGAAGGGGCCTAGGATCTGACGATGTTCTTGAGCAGCGTTGCTGTGCTGTTCTCACTGCTGATAGAGGATGAACTGTAAAGATACAAACAAAGCGTTTTTGGGTGTGGGTGTGGAGTGGGTGTGGGTGAGGTGAACATGGCCCAACGAAAGACAGGGGAGTTAAACTGACACATTTATACgtttcaaaaagttatataCCTGGGCCATGTAGTAAAGGTCAAGCTTACCCAGCACATTGTAACCGTGTGGttacaaatttttgatttttgttttggtatattattgtttgtttcGGAACCTTCACGTTTCTCGTGTAAAAACAACAGAGCTACCACAGAAGCGTTAGGGTTTGGTACCGCTGTAATAACATGAGGTGCTATAAAATATCCAACATGGCATCATGCTTGGAAGGATGCGATGTTGGATGAAAGCAATTGCAAAATTAGcgggaaaatatgggaagaaaTTGATATAAAAGAGTAGCCATTGCCCAATTTCGGCCTCTTAGTATATCAGGCGTCCGTGTGCTGTGAAGTGCAAGTGAAGTGCAGAAAATCAAGTGAACCCCCCCTTTTTCTAGCAGGAGCTAGTGTGAACTCTGGGGAAAAGGTGTTCAGGTAATTCTGAACCCTGTACTGTGGAACTTGAAGTTAATTCCTTGGTGTCCTTTAGGACCTCTTTTCCTACGTCTCGTTTTCGTTTTCGGACTGCTTTTCCGTCCAGCACACGGTTCGGCCCGCGAAGTCATTTGACTTCCGCGCCTAATCCGTCAAGGATACTGACGTCCTTCATCGGACGATTCCTCGGGCCATAGGCCCTAACCGTAAAGGAGGAATTCCCCTCTCGGCCGTCCAAGGTGGCTAAGCCAcggccggccgatcgcgcctacGAGGGAAGACGCCTGCCCACCATCGTCCAGCAACGCCCGCTGGTCCCGTCGGACGACGATCATCCGCATCGCCACTCGCCTCGCTATTCTGGCGAGAATCCTGGCCGCACAGCTGGACTGGAGTCGCTGTGTCGGCTATTCCGGCCTCAACATCGAGAGTACCAGCGGTATGTACCGGTACCAACATTAAAATAGGTCACACATAACAAATtaacacaaatttattacacagaacaacacgcacacgccacaaataggaaaaataaaattatacaaGGAAAGTGAAAGTTCTGTGttgttagtttttgtttaccgcGAAAAACCCAGTAGTTAGCCGACCCTGGGATTGCCGGAGAGTCTCTTGTGTCCTGGTCTGGCCTGGCTAGTGATAGTTGTCGATTAGAAAAAGGGGGAGTTTCAATTGGCTCCCAGCCAAAAGTCCGCGAACGGTAATCAAGGGTCCGTAGTAGTATACAAAAATCTAACGATTTTGCCGACGGGAGGTGGCAGGGATCCGTGCTTGCACGAATGTCTACCCTTTGAGATCACTATTCAACTTTGATGTGGAAAAAAGTGTTAACACGAGGCTTTTGCCTTCAAAAGAGGTCCTGAACACATCACGGACACATTTGCGATCGATTGTCGTTTTTTCCGTACTAAAATTCGTTGATGTTGGCAAATTTTGTGTTTCGTGAACCGTTTATTGACATCACAACATATATCATAATCAAACTTTACTGTTTTATGTCCAATCAACAATGACAACATACGCGCACTATTTATTTTAAtccgtttgttttgtttcgtCACTatgtttttatcattttattatcaCCCACTTAACCACAACAGATTCTCATAAACAATGACACGCAAACGACGAGCAAAGGCTGAAACCAATTATGCAGCAATAAATTGGCAGCCGCAGACATATGATGCGGACGAATCGGACTTGGAAGAATCTACTGAGATTCCCTGTCCATTACTTTCGACGCATCCTAACTACCCGCTAGAGGAGTTAGAGCTGGACCTCGAAGAGACTCTGCATACCATTCGGGAGCAGAGGACTTCGGGGATAATGATGCCCGCAGATGTCGTGAAAATCAaagaattattaatttatttatgcgTGACATGGACATCGTCACAAGCGATGCCAATTCTCGCTATTTACCCCCTAGCGCGACATGCGAATTCAGGGAACCGGAGTCGGAACCAGAAGAAAACTATGAATTGATAATTCCTAGTTCCGATTCCGATGAAAATAATATGTCCTTCAGCGAGTCCGAATCCAATTCGGAAGACCAACTTCAGGTCGACAAGGGAACGAAAAGAAGCCCAGTGTCACGCTATTCTTCCGGTTATTTTTCTCCCGATTTCACCAGTAAGTCGATGCTTCCTTCATCCGATTTTCCCCGAGACTTACCTGGTAGTGCTTTCCATTTTTCAAATTCACAAACTTCGAACCCCGAATCCCTACGGAAGCAAACCCGGACTTTTAAGATCCGACGGAAAGAGGCCAACAAAAATCTTCAAGTGGAACCCACGGCCAAAGAACTGTGCACGAAAATAACTTCGATTTTGGAACCTacattttcaacgaaaaatccCTGTTCCGGACGCACACCTGGAACCCACCAAAAGGTATTTTCtttcaataaaaagaaaaaccaaTCAAGCTAgtaaaaaaaaagcatttttatttctcattcttTTCCAATTCCTTACCTATGGCAGATTGCCCAGTTCCGGTGCTTTGCGGGATCATTATTTGCCCCAGTCACTTGGTGCAATCAC comes from Armigeres subalbatus isolate Guangzhou_Male chromosome 2, GZ_Asu_2, whole genome shotgun sequence and encodes:
- the LOC134213899 gene encoding disks large homolog 5 isoform X2 gives rise to the protein MASSENNSDEAGYEHMIQIEYLKEKYRDVVSKLKNVSNDKERLEREYQLNKKEMESNKVDFFNTCHEYNMLKQKYDNIRLRYDEFANDPTHCIQLCEELKKERNGYREKLKAAEQEINTVLSERGSVLKEIQIMYDKNECLQRELQTAVRCRDDSLKNCAVLQEKIEMIKRGGEFHTNDSNWNRDRAENKDKYEIVFENLESANREIERLKKALDKAKVEIAKSIQETEIAKGRRDWAISEREKIVQERDSVRNLCDEIRKERDTATSKLLAATRDKDEAYKEIEQLTERLDSQNLIKDTLNNNNTTPGELSSSMDDTCSNSLYNTISLDSVYDLDTLLQYETKVIEIDSSLLEDNTSNWGIMFRENIDEYNETTVKGRVAGPSVVSVEHTSIFFDKLLPKDIIFQVDGLDCAKFSKRKLFKAIRCSHPSCIIMIKRPVKRLLPVQINYSNGNKNHGLHLENGIFISSIESNSLVENDGRLSTGDRIISINGKPTSGMKNVNEINTIINDMRHNCLSLIVLKDLNRFDNDLRYFETRNKISHCTTSYTQTENTMENIGSAHRETMNQLSLDLENNHFLPSAMPFNIPTTASTPISFIASTPTSSKSASKLTGMLQKLKDKMNISTHKDCQENDAIAALDSVLDSDDQEANAQMYNRPREKKSKKKPKDSQEVPRGTWPRVTMTIHTNDNHVGTVLHRPKRERPRLSIPVVKLESANYYNPSIPSDECGLITQQNQTSAVKKRTSNTSGNLDASRTLQSSKYGYDFNTMKPGKFSHSRTFTYDAHNNGHISNINRHSLHLSSLNKQQLQHQHTQHLNTADFMPRKSNNSIDSTTLPTKSPTHYISNNRSSMKDPLDCYLSTKISKHLSKYSSDTDSIDIENVSLTMAVHTHTLPHSHSRRQSISNTSNSSSTNKGNSTTGVSGMNFPIPYNSSVYSPISTYHQSACSPQSATVRPTSSIIPSTEFTILPQATHHSHGSSIDYPLNRYSQIQSSKEEVPSGLLGHSYEGGTFPRNKVHQGYRIPSNQSVTSRGSGIKISNGSIDYCSSGRASPTFQVQVIEPGRIPSTSKRTSLQDYNIRGKPNIGEVRRVHIDKSEMSLGIKICSRGNGGGVFVSNVGENSLASKVGLHIGDRLLEVCGINLRKATYDLAANVLRQCGNSITMLVQYNPEIYSNLTTSEDNIIHSSSPTPQNSPRTIGRAIMSSVNTTTVNSISAIAPKAISSNDNHQSQLSSSSQNSHYKEQPRLIFIETRKSSNLGISLVGGNANGIFVHGVQKDSIADNAGLRIGDQILEFNGTDLRRSTAEHAALEIAKPADNVAVLVMYNVQKFNQIKDKPGDALYIRVGFDRNCDLGESELPFNKDEVLYVDNTMFGGVPGRWRAWKLDEYGHKLQCGIIPNKLKVDEELRLFGDIQDVEATTRRGSTSARRSFFKRIKPQRSSSRDSKELASFSNTHLSLYIETSTIGEDGFTSYQRVERLEYKYRPILIVGPLSECVIEKLCMDFPEHFCRSQLNQMRCTKEDMDSGVQNNAIADYRRRGSVFEYTTIQSILENKQHHYILDVCISAVDRLQRNQIYPIVLLLRFKSSKQIKEIKDSRYSTDKISAKAAKEMYEHALKLESDFRQHISVVISGVNIAHMCTQIKAAVDSEQKKILWVPVTSVP